The Halomicronema hongdechloris C2206 genome includes a window with the following:
- a CDS encoding DNA alkylation repair protein yields the protein MDTYLRPLRTLFQQQANPENATAMKRYMRDQFAFLGIKSPQVNSLFKQFIAENGLPELSQLDSVVRALWTWPEREYQYVALSLLDKLQKHLTPEILPLLEHLIVTRSWWDTVDSIASHNVGKLLRQYPDRQAAVIDAWCRSDNIWLRRTTLLFQLGYKAETDAELLFDLIVKNADSSEFFIQKAIGWALREYSKTCPDAVKAFVEAERLPSLSRREALKWMNSKGYL from the coding sequence ATGGATACGTATCTACGCCCCCTCAGAACGCTTTTCCAGCAACAGGCTAACCCTGAGAATGCCACTGCGATGAAGCGGTACATGCGAGATCAGTTTGCATTTTTGGGCATTAAGTCTCCCCAGGTAAACTCCCTATTCAAACAATTTATTGCGGAGAACGGACTGCCAGAGTTATCCCAGCTAGATAGCGTAGTTCGAGCGTTGTGGACTTGGCCTGAGCGGGAATATCAGTATGTGGCACTCTCATTGCTAGATAAACTCCAAAAGCACCTAACTCCTGAGATTCTGCCCCTACTAGAACATCTGATCGTTACCCGGTCTTGGTGGGATACGGTAGATTCTATCGCCAGCCATAACGTTGGAAAACTATTGCGACAGTATCCTGATCGGCAAGCCGCTGTAATTGATGCGTGGTGTCGATCAGACAATATTTGGCTACGCCGCACAACTCTGCTGTTCCAACTCGGATATAAGGCCGAAACCGATGCGGAACTGCTATTTGACTTGATTGTTAAAAATGCAGACTCATCCGAGTTTTTCATTCAAAAAGCCATTGGCTGGGCATTACGCGAATATTCCAAGACCTGTCCCGATGCTGTGAAGGCATTTGTTGAGGCGGAAAGACTGCCCTCACTGAGCCGACGAGAAGCCCTAAAGTGGATGAACTCTAAGGGGTACCTCTAG